A section of the Chryseobacterium scophthalmum genome encodes:
- a CDS encoding TonB-dependent receptor plug domain-containing protein, which produces MKKKVFSVVSLSAIFWINAQEKDSLNQKKIEEVVITGQYMQQSINKSIYKVEVIDAQQIKNMAVTNVAEVLNQSLNVLIVPDRNSGNSTASLMGLGGEYTKILIDNIPVVGDIGLGNNIDLTKLNVNNIERIELVRGSMGVDYGSNAVAGVINIITKKNSHKKLNLSASLQEETVGKEYDWYKKGEGRHIQNLNVGYNINENWYVGANINHNDFQGFRGDREGYKYFSETNDGKRGYDWQPKDVLNVDGIIKYSKNKTSIFYKFGYLNEKLNFYNPILNELYLGEGNRTYVATDRDYLTTRYLNQLNVQTKLGAINYTGDFSYQTQDRKFRDFDYDVPNRKAAEKNEYKSYNKADVIYSRGVFSNFLNNDKIDFQLGYELDHTSGFAGNAAGVFQGANDVKRKIFNYANFMTVEWNANSWLSVRPGYRLALSDKFDTQHNYSVTARAKITDNDNIRLVVGSANRFPNFDELYTYMVDSNHDIQGNPDLKPEEGMTVSLNGEKKISTSSGWNLRVGTSGTYLNLKNRIELALINQSPLQYKYINIDKFESYLVEANFRAQKNNFVVGANASYYGISRVLRAGGATSPDEFFYTLEANLSANYTIPKINTILSLYYKYTGKTQIPVLVSDLTSSYFVIGERKDFSMMNFIVSQPFYNNHFELSVGVKNIFDVSSVRDTTISGTAHNAADSAANLFYGRSYFARLNYNF; this is translated from the coding sequence ATGAAGAAGAAGGTGTTTTCAGTGGTGTCATTATCTGCAATTTTTTGGATAAATGCACAGGAAAAAGATTCTCTAAATCAGAAAAAAATAGAAGAAGTTGTCATTACTGGGCAATACATGCAGCAATCAATCAACAAATCAATTTATAAAGTTGAGGTGATCGATGCGCAGCAAATTAAAAATATGGCAGTAACGAATGTTGCAGAAGTTCTTAATCAAAGTTTAAATGTTCTAATTGTACCAGATCGTAATTCTGGAAATTCTACAGCAAGCTTAATGGGATTGGGCGGTGAATACACTAAAATTCTAATTGACAATATTCCGGTTGTTGGTGATATCGGTTTAGGAAATAATATTGATTTAACTAAACTTAATGTAAATAATATCGAAAGAATTGAGCTCGTAAGAGGTTCAATGGGAGTTGATTACGGTTCTAATGCTGTCGCAGGTGTTATCAATATTATTACTAAGAAAAATAGCCATAAAAAACTAAATTTATCAGCTTCATTACAGGAAGAAACCGTAGGAAAAGAGTACGATTGGTATAAGAAAGGTGAAGGGAGACATATTCAGAATTTAAACGTAGGTTATAACATCAATGAAAACTGGTATGTAGGAGCAAATATTAATCATAATGATTTTCAGGGCTTTAGAGGAGATCGTGAAGGTTATAAATATTTTAGCGAAACCAATGACGGAAAAAGAGGGTATGATTGGCAACCTAAAGATGTATTGAATGTTGATGGAATTATAAAATATAGCAAAAATAAAACGTCAATCTTTTATAAGTTTGGTTATCTAAACGAAAAATTAAATTTCTATAATCCTATCCTTAATGAACTTTATTTGGGAGAAGGAAATAGAACTTATGTTGCTACAGACAGAGATTATCTTACCACCAGATACCTTAATCAGCTGAATGTACAAACAAAATTGGGAGCAATAAATTATACCGGAGATTTTTCTTATCAAACACAAGATAGAAAATTTAGAGACTTCGATTATGATGTTCCAAACAGAAAGGCTGCAGAAAAAAATGAATATAAATCTTACAATAAAGCAGATGTTATTTATTCTAGAGGAGTTTTTAGTAATTTCTTAAACAATGACAAAATTGATTTCCAGTTAGGATACGAACTCGATCATACTTCAGGTTTTGCGGGAAATGCGGCGGGAGTTTTTCAAGGAGCGAATGACGTAAAGAGAAAAATTTTCAATTATGCTAATTTCATGACGGTAGAATGGAATGCCAATAGTTGGTTATCTGTTCGTCCGGGATATCGTTTAGCTTTAAGTGATAAATTTGATACTCAACACAATTACTCTGTTACTGCAAGAGCAAAAATTACCGACAATGATAATATAAGATTGGTTGTAGGTAGCGCAAACAGATTCCCAAATTTTGATGAACTTTATACCTATATGGTTGATAGTAATCACGATATACAGGGTAACCCAGATCTTAAACCTGAAGAAGGAATGACAGTTTCATTAAATGGAGAAAAGAAAATAAGCACAAGTTCTGGCTGGAATCTAAGAGTCGGCACAAGTGGTACTTATCTTAATCTGAAAAATAGAATTGAATTAGCTCTTATTAATCAATCGCCATTACAATATAAATATATCAACATTGATAAATTTGAATCCTACTTGGTAGAGGCAAATTTCAGAGCTCAGAAAAATAATTTTGTTGTCGGTGCAAATGCTTCTTACTATGGTATTTCCAGAGTATTAAGAGCAGGTGGTGCTACTTCACCAGACGAATTCTTCTATACTTTGGAAGCTAACCTATCTGCAAATTATACTATTCCGAAAATCAATACTATTTTATCTTTATACTATAAGTATACAGGAAAAACTCAGATTCCTGTTTTAGTTTCAGATCTTACATCATCTTATTTTGTAATTGGCGAAAGAAAAGATTTCAGCATGATGAATTTTATAGTGTCTCAACCATTCTATAATAATCATTTTGAACTTAGTGTAGGAGTAAAAAATATTTTTGATGTTTCATCAGTAAGAGATACTACAATAAGCGGAACAGCTCATAATGCAGCCGATTCTGCAGCTAATCTTTTCTATGGCAGAAGTTATTTCGCCAGATTAAATTATAATTTTTAA
- a CDS encoding T9SS type A sorting domain-containing protein yields MKLKLLFTGLVFSAFAANAQVQTINENFNNFTTGNATFPQNSWSAVLPPMNTPPSPPPPMMIVYAEAGDASNRYVSSYSGGNKDTPQYLVAPQIVAPTGNKTLSFKARRNSQNTATVVVQVGLASSPTDMTTFVAVGAPVTLSANTYQTITRAIPSSSSTYIVFKTVNEIALTQHTAADFDDVVYDLTASLAVSDNVKNNSNIQFAVNSENTALEFVGKGEIKNIDVYSASGQKVAFGKANNNRFEINTLQTGVYYVLIETKDGSAVKSKFIKK; encoded by the coding sequence ATGAAATTAAAATTACTTTTTACAGGATTAGTTTTTTCAGCTTTTGCAGCAAATGCTCAAGTGCAAACTATTAACGAGAATTTTAACAACTTTACAACAGGAAATGCAACGTTTCCTCAGAATAGTTGGTCTGCAGTACTTCCTCCAATGAATACTCCACCGAGTCCACCACCACCAATGATGATTGTTTATGCAGAAGCTGGTGATGCTTCAAACAGATATGTATCATCATATTCAGGAGGTAATAAAGACACTCCTCAATATTTAGTTGCTCCACAAATTGTTGCTCCAACAGGAAATAAAACTCTTTCATTCAAAGCAAGAAGGAATTCACAAAATACAGCTACAGTAGTTGTTCAGGTTGGATTGGCATCAAGTCCTACAGATATGACAACCTTCGTTGCGGTAGGTGCGCCAGTTACACTTTCTGCAAATACTTATCAGACTATCACAAGAGCAATACCAAGCTCATCTTCTACTTATATTGTTTTTAAAACGGTAAATGAAATTGCTCTTACACAACATACAGCTGCTGATTTTGATGATGTTGTTTATGACTTAACCGCTAGTTTAGCTGTTTCTGATAATGTAAAGAACAATAGCAATATTCAATTTGCTGTAAATTCAGAAAATACTGCTTTAGAATTTGTTGGTAAAGGAGAAATTAAAAACATTGATGTTTATTCTGCTTCAGGACAAAAAGTAGCTTTTGGAAAAGCGAACAACAACCGTTTTGAAATTAATACACTACAAACCGGTGTTTACTATGTTTTAATAGAAACTAAAGATGGTAGCGCTGTTAAATCAAAATTTATCAAAAAATAA
- a CDS encoding T9SS type A sorting domain-containing protein, producing the protein MKTKLFLASLFALSVQQTVLAQTDANGYTTVNLTMGPSYQNRVFFDFSANNIVSQTANSWDIAFYRNSTYGFGTRMNDAQNVEVYQASNNASNWNSITTNNVSTYGAPLYNLDNTNTIQEGAFEQGSATYGWGEYNPSNHHVVGSVIFILKYPSDVFYKFMIEDFFGGYTFKYAKWNAATSSWDATQTKTIANGTDDAFFNYFSFATGDKVANLEPPKANWDMMFTRYWNDYPYVDQQGNPQTMKYRLSGVIQSPNVTVAKVQPETQATTTANLPASTAFSSNITTIGHYWKPTIGLPYSDVVYYVKQGNDYYRMYFISNDGSSTGNMYFKYKNITTTLGITEVSKKASFGIYPNPTTADKKVTVLFDVKEKDNNKGNVEVYDLTGKRVYNAELSNQAGFYKQDLNLSHLASGNYLVKITYGGKTETKKLIVK; encoded by the coding sequence ATGAAAACAAAACTATTTTTGGCGTCACTTTTTGCTTTATCAGTTCAGCAAACTGTATTGGCTCAGACAGATGCAAACGGATATACTACGGTAAACCTTACAATGGGACCTTCGTATCAAAACAGAGTGTTCTTTGATTTTAGCGCAAACAATATTGTATCTCAAACAGCAAATTCTTGGGACATTGCTTTCTACAGAAACTCTACGTATGGATTTGGAACCAGAATGAATGATGCCCAAAATGTAGAAGTATACCAAGCTTCAAATAATGCAAGCAACTGGAACTCTATCACAACGAATAATGTTTCTACTTACGGAGCACCATTATACAATCTAGACAATACAAATACTATTCAGGAAGGAGCTTTTGAACAAGGTTCTGCCACTTATGGATGGGGAGAATACAATCCTTCAAATCATCATGTAGTAGGAAGTGTTATTTTCATTTTAAAATATCCTTCAGATGTTTTCTATAAATTTATGATAGAAGATTTCTTTGGCGGCTACACTTTTAAATATGCAAAATGGAATGCTGCCACTTCATCTTGGGATGCTACACAAACAAAAACTATTGCAAACGGTACTGATGATGCCTTTTTCAATTATTTCTCTTTTGCTACAGGAGATAAAGTTGCAAATCTTGAACCGCCAAAAGCTAACTGGGATATGATGTTTACAAGATATTGGAACGATTATCCATACGTTGATCAACAAGGGAATCCACAAACAATGAAATACAGATTATCTGGTGTTATTCAAAGTCCTAATGTTACCGTAGCAAAAGTGCAACCGGAAACTCAAGCTACAACAACAGCTAATTTACCAGCTTCAACAGCATTCTCTAGTAATATAACTACCATTGGACATTATTGGAAACCTACCATTGGATTACCTTATTCTGATGTGGTTTATTATGTAAAACAAGGCAATGATTATTACAGAATGTACTTTATTTCAAATGATGGAAGCTCTACAGGAAATATGTACTTCAAATACAAAAATATTACTACTACTTTAGGGATTACAGAAGTTAGCAAAAAAGCTTCTTTCGGTATTTATCCAAACCCTACAACGGCTGACAAAAAAGTAACAGTTTTATTTGATGTAAAAGAAAAAGATAACAACAAAGGAAACGTTGAAGTTTATGATCTTACCGGTAAAAGAGTTTACAATGCAGAACTAAGCAATCAAGCTGGTTTCTACAAGCAAGATCTTAATTTATCTCATCTTGCATCCGGAAATTACCTCGTAAAAATTACTTACGGTGGAAAAACGGAAACAAAAAAACTTATTGTAAAATAA